Proteins co-encoded in one Candidatus Omnitrophota bacterium genomic window:
- a CDS encoding nitronate monooxygenase family protein, translating into MSGKLESLIIGDLKIKLPIIQGGMGVRVSASSLASAVSNQGALGVIAAVGLGEEDNDNGLNYAQRSTQSFIDTIRQARSLTSNPIGVNVMCALTNYDNLVSAAQDEGIDVIISGAGLPLGLPALIKNKRTKLFPIVSSGRAANIICSTWKRRYARLPDAIVVEGPLAGGHLGYSREELKDPEHFSLENILKDVLEVAGKYTPRIPVVAAGGIYTGADIAKMLKIGASAVQMATRFVCTNECDASLEYKKLYLSSKKEDIVVINSPVGMPGRVIRNKFVERIESGEKIDFQCFYKCLITCDPRKVNYCIAKALVNAYRGDLEHGFAMCGTNAYRIDKIVSVKELIDQLVSQAQEAL; encoded by the coding sequence ATGAGCGGCAAGTTAGAAAGTCTTATTATCGGAGATCTAAAAATTAAATTGCCGATTATTCAGGGCGGAATGGGAGTAAGGGTGTCCGCGTCATCTTTGGCTTCCGCGGTCTCTAACCAGGGTGCTTTGGGGGTTATTGCCGCCGTGGGTTTAGGCGAAGAAGATAACGACAACGGTTTAAATTATGCCCAGCGTTCCACGCAATCATTTATAGATACTATCCGTCAAGCTCGGAGTTTAACTTCAAATCCTATCGGGGTAAATGTCATGTGCGCGTTGACTAATTATGATAATTTGGTTTCTGCCGCGCAGGACGAAGGCATAGATGTGATTATTTCTGGAGCAGGGCTGCCTTTAGGGTTGCCGGCTTTAATCAAGAATAAAAGGACAAAACTTTTCCCTATTGTTTCTTCTGGAAGGGCAGCCAATATTATTTGTAGCACTTGGAAGAGGCGCTACGCGCGGCTTCCTGATGCTATTGTTGTTGAAGGCCCCTTGGCAGGCGGGCATTTAGGTTATAGCAGGGAAGAGCTGAAAGATCCAGAGCATTTTTCACTTGAGAATATACTCAAAGATGTTTTAGAAGTAGCCGGCAAATACACGCCGCGTATCCCGGTTGTTGCCGCAGGCGGCATCTATACCGGAGCGGATATCGCCAAAATGCTTAAAATCGGCGCCAGCGCTGTACAGATGGCTACGCGTTTTGTCTGTACCAATGAATGTGATGCTTCGCTAGAATATAAAAAGCTCTATCTTAGCTCTAAGAAAGAGGATATTGTGGTTATCAACAGCCCAGTAGGCATGCCGGGCAGGGTCATCCGCAATAAATTTGTAGAGCGCATAGAAAGCGGAGAAAAGATAGATTTTCAGTGTTTTTATAAATGTTTGATTACCTGTGACCCACGGAAAGTAAATTATTGCATTGCCAAGGCTTTAGTAAATGCCTATAGAGGAGATTTAGAGCATGGGTTTGCCATGTGCGGGACGAATGCCTATCGTATTGACAAGATTGTTTCGGTCAAAGAATTAATTGATCAGTTAGTCAGCCAAGCGCAGGAAGCCCTTTAA